The following coding sequences are from one Pocillopora verrucosa isolate sample1 chromosome 5, ASM3666991v2, whole genome shotgun sequence window:
- the LOC136280856 gene encoding uncharacterized protein codes for MASIDIKDAYFSVPIAIEHQKFLRFVWRDNLYQYVCLPNGLSSAPRIFTKLLKPVFKVLREKGLLSSAYIDDLYLQGDTFHECHENALNTVQLLRDLGTSCLHPSQQLQYLGFVLNSVSMTVRLSHARVERVVQACDKLLSNSHPTILHLAEVIWLMVSSFPAVEHGPLYYRSLDIEKIESLRQTKGNFSSEISLSVNSREELQWWIANLPFSCKAISHGEADIVIQTDASSQGWGGVHGDQRAGGRWTPTEALNHINYLELLAIFLSFKALCGAHKKKHIQVQCDNTTAVYYINNMGGSKSIPCNEVTKQIWALCIANNNWLRATYLPGCKNVEADAESRVFDDRTEWMLDPQIFKRITNKFGSPEIDLFASRLNKQYAKYSSWRPDPEALFVDAFSVNWNNLFFYAFPPFSLIGRCLEKLHANQTEGILIVPRWMSQSWFPKLLRLLVEASIVIHPKKETVRFAKYPAAMEQSDYFKRHTAGTHQNIAHSQSYYEHVGDCSQPVVSVHGVKSEKTAITLVKANRTVSVQTNASSLVASSRESLLVIAAFGQ; via the coding sequence ATGGCATCAATAGACATCAAAGATGCCTACTTTTCAGTACCAATTGCTATAGAGCACCAGAAATTTCTCAGGTTTGTGTGGAGGGACAACCTCTATCAATATGTGTGTCTACCAAATGGGTTAAGCTCTGCACCCCGTATATTTACCAAGCTACTTAAACCTGTGTTTAAAGTCCTTAGGGAAAAAGGCCTCTTGTCATCTGCATACATAGATGATCTTTATCTGCAAGGAGATACCTTTCATGAGTGTCATGAAAATGCCTTGAACACAGTGCAACTGCTTAGAGATCTTGGAACGTCTTGTCTGCATCCCTCTCAACAACTCCAATATTTAGGCTTTGTCCTGAACTCAGTGTCAATGACGGTACGACTCTCTCATGCTAGAGTTGAGAGGGTGGTCCAAGCATGTGACAAGCTTCTCAGTAACTCCCATCCCACCATACTTCATCTAGCAGAGGTTATTTGGCTTATGGTCTCCAGCTTCCCCGCCGTGGAACATGGCCCATTATACTACCGTAGCCTTGACATTGAGAAAATTGAGAGTTTGAGACAAACCAAAGGCAATTTCTCTAGTGAAATATCTCTCTCTGTTAATTCAAGAGAGGAACTGCAGTGGTGGATTGCAAACCTACCTTTTTCCTGTAAAGCAATCTCACATGGTGAAGCTGATATAGTAATCCAAACTGATGCCTCTTCTCAAGGTTGGGGAGGGGTGCATGGCGACCAGAGAGCAGGAGGCAGATGGACCCCCACAGAAGCACTAAATCACATCAATTACCTTGAACTGCTCGCTATATTTTTATCCTTCAAAGCTTTGTGTGGTGCACACAAAAAGAAACACATCCAGGTGCAATGTGACAACACTACTGCAGTGTACTACATAAATAACATGGGTGGAAGTAAATCCATTCCATGTAATGAGGTAACTAAACAAATCTGGGCCCTGTGTATTGCTAATAATAACTGGCTCAGAGCTACATATTTACCTGGATGTAAAAATGTAGAAGCTGATGCAGAATCTAGGGTATTTGATGACCGCACAGAGTGGATGTTAGATCCACAGATATTCAAGAGGATTACCAATAAGTTTGGTAGTCCTGAAATTGACCTCTTTGCATCCCGTTTGAATAAACAATATGCCAAATACTCATCATGGCGTCCAGACCCCGAAGCTTTGTTCGTGGATGCATTTTCTGTAAATTggaataatttattcttttatgCATTTCCTCCTTTTAGTCTAATTGGGAGATGTCTGGAGAAATTACATGCAAACCAAACAGAGGGCATTCTTATAGTGCCACGGTGGATGAGCCAAAGCTGGTTCCCCAAACTACTCAGACTGCTGGTGGAGGCATCCATTGTTATTCACCCCAAGAAAGAGACAGTACGATTCGCCAAATATCCAGCGGCCATGGAACAGAGTGACTACTTTAAAAGGCATACAGCAGGCACACATCAGAATATCGCTCACAGCCAGAGCTATTACGAACATGTTGGTGATTGTTCGCAGCCTGTGGTTTCCGTACACGGCGTGAAAAGTGAGAAGACAGCCATAACATTAGTAAAAGCAAACAGAACTGTTTCAGTCCAAACTAACGCCTCCTCTCTTGTGGCAAGCTCAAGGGAGAGTTTACTTGTCATCGCTGCTTTTGGTCAATAA
- the LOC136281099 gene encoding tetratricopeptide repeat protein 28-like, translated as MATGRSSIKVPCENEDLPDKENAPDFDEDTLRATADVYRNEGNEAFMKGDFINAIHFYTKGIKMNCNDKELKAKLHNNRAIAHSKLENHQDSLRDAEAAIELNPTFLKAIVRGATACVELKRFEGAITWCDKGLAIDKNNRILLSLRLQSVREVGDKSMEEKDPISHDHVSASSGDIKKVIDFYNLDLKIAKEVGDKHGEGGAYGNLGNAYSSLGDFKKAIEYHNLHLKIAQEVGDKHGEGRAYGNLGNAYSSLGDFKKAIEYHNLHLKIAKEVGDKHGDGGAYGNLGNAYRRLGDFKKAIEYHNLHLKIAKEVGDKHGEGRAYGNLGNAYSSLGDFKKAIEYHNLDLKIAKEVGDKHGEGGAYGNLGNAYHRLGDFKKAIEYQNLHLKIAKEVGDKHGEGGAYGNLGNAYRRLADFQKAIEYHNLDLKIAKEVGDKHGEGGAYGNLGNAYRRLGDLKKAIEYHNLNLKIAKEVGDKHGEGGAYGNLGNAYSSLGDFKKAIEYHNLHLKIAQEVGDKHGEGGAYGNLGNAYSSLGDFKKAIEYLNLHLKIAKEVGDKHGEGGAYGNLGNAYSSLGDLKNAIEYHNLDLKIAKEVGDKHGEGGAYGNLGNAYDSLGDFKKAIEYHNLHLKIAKEVGDKHGEGGAYGNVGNAYSSLGDLKNAIEYHNLHLKIAKEVGDKHGEGGAYGNLGNAYRRLGDLKNAIEYHNLHLKIAKEVGDKHGEGGAYGNLGNAYRRLGDLKKAIEYHNLNLKIAKEVGDKSLEAMAYCSLGCVSELQGGLPKAVEHYQASITLFNSLRVLLKSKDEWKVNFRNQHQMAYTGLWRVLVEQGKVYEALFVAEKGRAQALTDLMESRFCGGSSHHKGEDEDCAVLKNVPSNTVFQAVDKANVELWVVSEGKQVQLRQSKLKGFVSENSGSSQSFESFMLGVYTQLGVRSNVRCENRSLDALREGRSKVDEKTKEANPQLHFQQDGCLSSLYDIVMKPVADLIQGDELLIIPDGPLWIAPYAALKDGNSKYLCESFTIRVAPSLASLRLIADCPDDYHKSSDALLVGDPWVSEVTNSEGEKVLEQLPSAKEEVEMIGEILNTTPITGRKATKREVLKRLSSVSLVHFAAHGCMETGEIALTPDPDRISTVPTKKEDYILTIRDVLNVQLRAKLVVLSCCHSGRGEIKAEGVVGIARAFMGAGARSVVVSLWAIDDEATLEFMKCFYQHLAEGKSTSKSLNLAMKSLRESDEFHDIKYWAPFFLIGDDLTFDLMAKERENLNRKSNK; from the exons gagccactgcttgtgttgaattgaagagatttgaaggagcaatcacttggtgtgataagggactagct attgacaaaaacaataggatcttgttgtcattaagacttcagtctgtcagagaagtgggagataagtccatggaggaaaaagatcccATTAGTCATGACCACGTTAGCGCAAGTTCAGGTGATATCAAGAAAGTCATAGACTTCT acaacctagatcttaaaatagctaaagaagtaggagacaagcatggggagggtggtgcttatggcaatcttggcaatgcttattctagtctgggtgatttcaaaaaagctatagagtaccacaacctacatcttaaaatagctcaagaagtaggagacaagcatggggagggtcgtgcttatggcaatcttggcaatgcttattctagtctgggtgatttcaaaaaagccatagagtaccacaacctacatcttaaaatagctaaagaagtaggagacaagcatggggatggtggtgcttatggcaatcttggcaatgcttatcgccgtctgggtgatttcaaaaaagccatagagtaccacaacctacatcttaaaatagctaaagaagtaggagacaagcatggggagggtcgtgcttatggcaatcttggcaatgcttattctagtctgggtgatttcaaaaaagccatagagtaccacaacctagatcttaaaatagctaaagaagtaggagacaagcatggggagggtggtgcttatggcaatcttggcaatgcttatcaccgtctgggtgatttcaaaaaagccatagagtaccagaacctacatcttaaaatagctaaagaagtaggagacaagcatggggagggtggtgcttatggcaatcttggcaatgcttatcgccgtCTGGCTGATTTccaaaaagccatagagtaccacaacctagatcttaaaatagctaaagaagtaggagacaagcatggggagggtggtgcttatggcaatcttggcaatgcttatcgccgtctgggtgatttaaaaaaagccatagagtaccataacctaaatcttaaaatagctaaagaagtaggagacaagcatggggagggtggtgcttatggcaatcttggcaatgcttattctagtctgggtgatttcaaaaaagccatagagtaccacaacctacatcttaaaatagctcaagaagtaggagacaagcatggggagggtggtgcttatggcaatcttggcaatgcttattctagtctgggtgatttcaaaaaagccatagagtacctcaacctacatcttaaaatagctaaagaagtaggagacaagcatggggagggtggtgcttatggcaatcttggcaatgcttattctagtctgggtgatttaaaaaacgccatagagtaccacaacctagatcttaaaatagctaaagaagtaggagacaagcatggggagggtggtgcttatggcaatcttggcaatgcttatgacagtctgggtgatttcaaaaaagccatagagtaccacaacctacatcttaaaatagctaaagaagtaggagacaagcatggggagggtggtgcttatggcaatgttggcaatgcttattctagtctgggtgatttaaaaaacgccatagagtaccacaacctacatcttaaaatagctaaagaagtaggagacaagcatggggagggtggtgcttatggcaatcttggcaatgcttatcgccgtctgggtgatttaaaaaacgccatagagtaccacaacctacatcttaaaatagctaaagaagtaggagacaagcatggggagggtggtgcttatggcaatcttggcaatgcttatcgccgtctgggtgatttaaaaaaagccatagagtaccataacctaaatcttaaaatagctaaagaagtaggagacaaatcCTTGGAGGCAATGGCCTACTGTTCATTAGGATGCGTTTCTGAGTTGCAAGGTGGATTGCCAAAAGCCGTTGAACATTACCAAGCTAGCATAACcttattcaattccttgagagtacttctaaaatctaaagatgagtggaaagttaattttcgaaatcagcatcAAATGGCGTATACCggtttgtggagagttctcgtagaacaaggtaaGGTATATGAAGCCctatttgttgctgagaaaggacgagctcaagctctaACCGACCTCATGGAATCCAGGTTTTGTGGTGGATCAAGTCACCACAAGGGAGAAGATGAAGACtgcgcagttttaaaaaacgttccatcaaacactgtctttcaggcagtggacaAAGCTAACGTCGAGCTTTGGGTTGTgtccgaaggaaaacaagttcagttaagacaaagtaaactcaaaggttttgtttcagagaatagtggatctagccagtcctttgagtcgttcatgctcggtgtctatacacaacttggtgttcgttctaatgtgagatgcgagaatcgatctttagatgctttgagggagggccgttcaaaagtggatgagaaaaccaaagaagccaaCCCTCAACTTCACTTCCAACAAGACGGATGCTTGAGCAGTTTGTATGATATCGTTATGAAGCCGGTGGCTGACTTGATTCAAGGGGATGAGCTACTCATTATTcctgatggacccctgtggatcgctccttacgctgcattgaaggatggtaattctaaatacctgtgtgaatcgttcacaATCCGAGTCGCTCCATCGTTAGcaagtcttagactcattgccgattgcccagatgattatcacaaaagcagtgatgcgttacttgtaggagatccTTGGGTATCCGAGGTTACTAACAGCGAGGGAGAGAAAGTCCTCGAGCAGCTTCCGTctgctaaagaagaagtagaaatgatcggagAAATTCTGAATACTACGCCAATCACTGGCAGAAAAgccacgaaacgtgaggtgttgaaaagactcagttccgtttccttagttcactttgcggcacacggatgtatggaaactggcgaaattgctcttacacctgacccaGACCGAATATCTACTGTGCCTACCAAGAaagaggattacattttaacgattcgagatgtgttgaatgttcaACTTCGCGCTAAACTTGTTGTGCTCAGTTGCTGCCACAGTGGTCggggcgagatcaaggctgaaggtgtggttggcattgcgcgcgcttttatgggggctggtgctcggtctgttgtggtgtccctgtgggcgattgatgacgaggctactctcgagttcatgaaatgcttttatcaacaccttgcaGAAGGTAAATCTACAAGcaagtcactgaacctggccatgaaaagcctcagagaatcagatGAGTTCCACGACATCAAatactgggcgcccttttttctgattggagATGACCTCACGTTTGACctgatggcaaaggaaagagaaaatttgaatagaaaatcaaataaatga